A region of the Pantoea alfalfae genome:
ACCACTTTTTCATCGTCCAGCAAAAATTCCAGCTCGCCCCATACCAGCCCACGCTTGCAGGCGATATTAAGTAACTGGTTAAAGGGGATCAGATACTCATGCTTATCGCCACTGACTTCGACACCCGCTGCCAGCAGACGAACACGGTTATAAGGATGCTGAGCAAGCCGTTTGCCCATTGAAGTTGCTTTCAGTTCCACGCCGACACCAACGTCAGATAAGAGGATTAGGGGGAGTTTACCTGTCAGACCCTTGGCGCTCCAGCCTTAAAACAGGCTATACTGATCTTGAAAGTAATTTTCATTATTTTATCTATAAATATCAACATATTAAATAAAATTACGGCCTTTATATTTTTACTATGGCAGCAAAATGGCAGCAGATAATTTTCAATGGCAGCATGCATAAAAAAACCCGCTTTCGCGGGCTTTGCTTAGTGCAACTGTAATGGCTGCTGTTCTTGATGTACATGGAGCATCACCTTGTTCACCTGCCCCGGACTTACGATAATCCCGGCTAGAGCCTCGTGCGTTTTAAACGTACAACTGCAATTGATGTTGGTGCATTGGTGGTAACGCTCTTTTGTTTCTTTTGAGATATAGCGGCTGCTTTTAGCGTGAGCTGCGGTGCTGCATAACGGGCAGTGCATCATGATCAATAATCCTTGGGATGGCGAAGCGGTGGCGGCTGTTTGTATTTTGAATATTCAAACTTGATTTTGCAAATTTAAGTTTCATCTTATTTACACCTCTTCGTCATTTGCATGGTCATCCTCTTCTGCGGTGTACTCAACATCAGATAGCAATACCTCAAAATCAAGTTGTGTCGTATAGCCTCCACTTGAAAGGCTATGAGTCACTTTGCTAATCAGCCACGGCTGCGCATCGATCACCGACTTAAAGCCGCTCACTTTGACCGGCGTCTCCGGGTACAGGTCGGCGCGCCCCATCGCGAGCGTGAGCGAGAACTCAGCGACGCCACGCTGTAGCTTATCCCACTTTGCTTTAGCTGCCCGCATCGCGGCCGCTTTCGTCGCATACACGGTCGTCAGCGTAAATATATTGTCTACCGTACCAGCCAGATAATCACCCTCTCTGGCCTCCGGTGTTTTGGTCGCGGTCGTCTTTTTCTTTTTAGCCGCCGGGTGCTCCAGCGCGCGCAGGTGCTTTTCTTTGGGCTTGCGCTTTACCTTAACTTTCTTAGGTTTAGGGTCTTTGGTATGCAGCCAGCTCGCTGATACGCCAGTATATGCGCCTCGGTCAGCAATGCTGAAGCTGTGCCGGTCGCCATCCTGTCGCGTGATAGTCATCTGCGGGATTAGCTTTCCGCTGGCGGTGACGCCGTTACCGGGCTTTATAAACAGAAGTCGCCCGGCCTTCACTGCCGCAACCGCGCCGTACAGCGTGGCGAGTCGCGTCAGGAATTTAGCATCTGTCTCCTGCGTCTGGTCAATGTGCGCCACGGCAATTCCGGCGAATCCATCGGCCAGCATTGGCTTTAAATTATTGCGCCCGGCTATCTGCGTGACGACTTCCCCCAGGGTAGTATCGTGATAGGAAACCTCCTGGCGGGAATTGAGCGAGCCACGGAAATCAGCGCTGCGGGCGCGAATGGTCATGGTGTCCGGCGCGCCGTGGTGCTCAACCTCATCAACGGTGAAATTACCTTTGCCGAAAAGCGTCTGCCCCTTCCAGCCGAGAAACAGCGTTATCACTGCGCCGCGCACCGGCATTGCAAGCTGGCCGTCGGCATCGTCCAGCTCAAAATCCAGCTGGTCAGCTTCAAAGCCGCGATTATCGGTCAGCGTCATCGATATAAGGCGATCCCGGATGTTGGTTGTGACGTCCTTAGAGTTAACCTTCAGCAAGAAATCCGGCGTCAGCTGCGCCCCGGCCTGCACCGGCAGGCTGCTTATCCCGATCATCCCAGCAGCCCCCCTGCAGTTGAAATCAGGCTACCGGCCGCCGACTTCACGCCGTCAATTGCAGACGTAAGCTGCCCTGGCAGATTCGCGGTTCCGCTGATAAGCCCGTCAGCCTGTTTCTTCAGATCGCCAAACATCGAGGTGAGCGACTCATCAACGCGCTTCAGGCTCAGGGTAAACATGATTTTGCTGGCCGTTCCGTTGGGATAAAACTCGCTGAAGGTGTTAGAAATACTCTCGATCACGTACATGCCGTAAATCATTCCGCTGCCGCCAATCAGCGGCCACGCCCTGCCCTCGTCGGCCATCAGGCGGATGGTCATCAGCGACACCGAGCCGCCTGTGATTTCCGGGCGCAGCTCCCCGGATAGCGTGATTTTTTCATCGCCCGGCCCGATAAACTGCGCCGCCGGACGCTGCCCGAACCGGCTGTTAGTGGGCCAGCGATAGTCGATATTCTGCTGCATATCCCCGTAAGGTAGGGTCTGTCGCATAAACGGCATCATGCCGTAAATCATCATCATCGGTTAATCCTCCCAGCCCATTTTGCTGCGGTTCTGTGCCTGGCGGTTTCGCTGCTCTTTAGCCTGGTGCTGGGCCATCAGCGCCATTGCGTCGTCTTTGTTCATGCCCTCGTGCATGTTAATTTCATACTGATAGGTATTCTGACTGCGGTCAGTGAATCCGCCCCCGGCTGACGGTGAGGAAACCGGGCGGTAAGGCGCGCCCCCGTAGGCGATGTTGTATTGCAGCCCGCCGGTATCTGCGCCCGCGCCGCCGGTCGCTACCGGGTCAGGCGACGGCACTTTGTCTTTCAGTCCATCGGATTTCGTGTCGATAATGCCGAGCTTATCCAGCACCCAGTTAATGCCGCCCATAAGCTGATCGAGCGCGTGACTTGGAATTTTCAGCGCCTCGGCCAGCATGTTGCCGAACTTCTTACCCATGTCTCCGGCGCCGGCAAGTTCGGTCTGCGTGGATTTAACCGGCTCCAGCAGTTTGCCGAACCAGTCCCAAAGCTCTTTAACCTTGCCACCTACCCACTCAAACACCGGCTTTAGCGAACCAAAGGAATCACTGATCGGCCCCATCGCAGCGGTAAAGCCTTCGGCCATGCCTGCTATAAAGGCGCTGATGGGTTCCCAGTATTTGCGCACCAGTAACGCACCGGCCACGATTACCGCCGCAACGGCCACAACCGGCAGCGTGATAGCGCCGAGCGCGGCCGTGATAGCTCCGCCCGCGATGCTGAATGCCGTACCGAGGAAGCCCGCCCCGGCAATCAGAGTATTTACGCCCGCAATTACCGGCCACGCTACCAGCCCGATAGCACCCAGCGCGCCAACAAAAATCAGTCCCGCCATTGCCGCTTTTGCAAGGCCCGCGGACAAAGCCGGGTTTGCCTGTACCCATTTATCTATGTTGAGCAGAAATTTCGTTGTGTCCTGGGTAAGTGTGCGCAGGCTGCTGTCCATCTGGTCATAAATATCTGTGCCCAGCGCCTCATAGCCTGACTGCATTTCCTTGAAGTCGCCCCCGAGATTGTCCTGCTGCACTTTTACCAGCTTTTCTGTGCTGCCATCAGAGTTCTGGAAATTCTTAGTCAACCTGTCCAGCTCACCGCTGGATGCAGATTTCATCAGCGTCACTGCTGAAGACGCAGCCTCCTCCCCGAATATTGTTTTCAGGTATTCGGCCTGCTGCGCATCACCGAGTTTGTTTTTTTCAAATGATTTTTGCATCTCCTTCAGGATGGTGAAGAACGGGCGCATGTTGCCTTTTTTGTCAGCCGTGTTAACGCCCAGCTCTTTTATGGCCTTGAAGGCTTCGCCAGTAGGTGCCTGCACGCGCAGCAACATTGCACGAATGCCAGTACCGGCCATGCTGCCGGTCGTCCCATTATTTGCCAGCGCGCCAATCATCGCCGCTGTTTGCTCTGCACTGACTTTGGCATTTTTAGCGACTGAAGCGACATAGGGCA
Encoded here:
- a CDS encoding ogr/Delta-like zinc finger family protein; the protein is MMHCPLCSTAAHAKSSRYISKETKERYHQCTNINCSCTFKTHEALAGIIVSPGQVNKVMLHVHQEQQPLQLH
- a CDS encoding phage late control D family protein, which translates into the protein MIGISSLPVQAGAQLTPDFLLKVNSKDVTTNIRDRLISMTLTDNRGFEADQLDFELDDADGQLAMPVRGAVITLFLGWKGQTLFGKGNFTVDEVEHHGAPDTMTIRARSADFRGSLNSRQEVSYHDTTLGEVVTQIAGRNNLKPMLADGFAGIAVAHIDQTQETDAKFLTRLATLYGAVAAVKAGRLLFIKPGNGVTASGKLIPQMTITRQDGDRHSFSIADRGAYTGVSASWLHTKDPKPKKVKVKRKPKEKHLRALEHPAAKKKKTTATKTPEAREGDYLAGTVDNIFTLTTVYATKAAAMRAAKAKWDKLQRGVAEFSLTLAMGRADLYPETPVKVSGFKSVIDAQPWLISKVTHSLSSGGYTTQLDFEVLLSDVEYTAEEDDHANDEEV
- a CDS encoding phage tail protein, yielding MMMIYGMMPFMRQTLPYGDMQQNIDYRWPTNSRFGQRPAAQFIGPGDEKITLSGELRPEITGGSVSLMTIRLMADEGRAWPLIGGSGMIYGMYVIESISNTFSEFYPNGTASKIMFTLSLKRVDESLTSMFGDLKKQADGLISGTANLPGQLTSAIDGVKSAAGSLISTAGGLLG
- a CDS encoding phage tail tape measure protein; this translates as MSNNLKVQVLLNAVDKASRPFKAMQTAAKNLSSDIRQTQSTIKELDAQAGKIDGFRKASAQLAVTQQSLKDAKQEAAALAVQFKNTERPTTKQARVLEKARQAAAELQTKSNSLRLSVQQQREALNAAGISTKSLSSEQQRLRTTSAQATVSLSRQKMELQRLNAQQERLNQTSERYRKGQELSAKVRNGGAAGVGAATVGAVAASSVLRPGYDFALANSTLQATLGLDKKSPEFQSLRTQARSIGDNTAASANDAAQAQIVIAKAGGSVDDIKAATPVTLNMSLANNQTMEDSAELLMSTKNAFGLANSEVAHLGDVISATLNGTATKFQDLSDAMPYVASVAKNAKVSAEQTAAMIGALANNGTTGSMAGTGIRAMLLRVQAPTGEAFKAIKELGVNTADKKGNMRPFFTILKEMQKSFEKNKLGDAQQAEYLKTIFGEEAASSAVTLMKSASSGELDRLTKNFQNSDGSTEKLVKVQQDNLGGDFKEMQSGYEALGTDIYDQMDSSLRTLTQDTTKFLLNIDKWVQANPALSAGLAKAAMAGLIFVGALGAIGLVAWPVIAGVNTLIAGAGFLGTAFSIAGGAITAALGAITLPVVAVAAVIVAGALLVRKYWEPISAFIAGMAEGFTAAMGPISDSFGSLKPVFEWVGGKVKELWDWFGKLLEPVKSTQTELAGAGDMGKKFGNMLAEALKIPSHALDQLMGGINWVLDKLGIIDTKSDGLKDKVPSPDPVATGGAGADTGGLQYNIAYGGAPYRPVSSPSAGGGFTDRSQNTYQYEINMHEGMNKDDAMALMAQHQAKEQRNRQAQNRSKMGWED